The following nucleotide sequence is from Methylocella sp..
AATCAGGATGGGGTCGGAAGTGGGCTAACGCGATTCTAAAGTCTTCAGGTCTTCGCTTCGCACGAACACGTCGCCATTGGGGCACCGGAGCCCGAGATCAAATTTAAGGCTTGCAATCCGTTCGATTTGCACTCGGTAGATCTCAAAGAGAGCGAGAGGATCTTTACTGCGAGAAGCCGACCCAACTAGCCTGTCTAAGTCATCTCTAGCGATTGCGCAGACCACAGGATTTGCGCCGTTCAGCATAGAAAACTCAACTTTGGTTAGGGCCAACCGAGCTTTGCAGCTCGAACTCGCCAACGGCATCGTAGCTTCCTCGCGTTTGCGCCGGTCCTACAAGCGGCCCGGCTCCCCGCAGGCTGGTGCCCCGCGATTTTCGACTAGACTGGAGGCCGACGCACTCCCGCCTAGCAAGCAACGCATATGGAACAGCGATGTTACGACGTGATTTCAACTTCGAAAAAAAATCGCCGCAGCCATCGATTGTCGGAAAATGGGGACGATTGATCACCGTTGCACGGTAAATTGTTGCGTTCTTGCATGCAGCCATCGTGCTCTTACTGGCGAGGCGGCGGACGAGTTTTCGCGAGCACGGACATCATGCTGTAACAAACTGCGTAAATTTTTCTCGCTCCTAACCAACCGTGCTTTTGGCAGGAAGGAGCGAGGCAGATAATGATGCTTCTGAAGAGCCACAAACTGGACGCCATAGGCCGATAATCATCCCATCTGAGCCACCAGGAGTAAAATTCTTTGTTTGAGGCAAAGCAAAATTTTCCTGCCACAAAAAAGAAAAGAGGTAGGCCGACGGGACGCGTGCGCCCCGAAACGAAAACACTTCGCATTGCTATCGATACTCTCAAATCTATTGATAATTGGATTGCCGCCCAGCCTCATCCGAGGCCCACAAGGCCGGAAGCGGCGCGCTCGCTGATCGAAGCCGCGCTTCACTTTTTGGATAAGGAGTCCGGTGAGAAGAGGTAGATCCTCAGGGCGCATCCGCGGCGAGGACCTGTCTTTCCCTTCGCTCGATCTTCGCGATCCACCGGTGTCCGGTCGCCGCCGGTGCCGTAATCGCCTCGGAACCGGGCCCTCTAATTCGCCATAAAGCAGGCTCTGCCGTTGGCATCGCTACCGATGCCGAAAATTTGACCAGTGAATACCGACATATCTCTACTCTCTCCCGGCGCGAGCGCAAATCCTGTTAGAACCGTAACGCTTGAGTTTCCGATAAAGATCGTCGTCGCATTGGGAGCCACCGTGCAGTTTTTGACGATTCGCTGGACATTGTTGGCGTTAATCGGAGCCAGAGAAACGACGGCTGTGGCAACATTGGTCTGCGTCGTCGTCAGGGTCGCCCCGGTGGCCGGCGTTGTCGACAGCGCGGCGTTGAGCGAGTGATCGCCGAAAGCGAAAGCCGGACCCTCGACGGTGACCGATCCATCCGCATTTGGCTTTATGCAATTCGTCGGATTGCCAGGGTCGCATATCCCGACGTTGGAACCGACGATGCCGGTGGGTACGGGGTTCGGGGCTCCATCTTGTACAACCTGTGCGAACGCCGAGGCCGGAGCCAGCATCGCAGCCAGCAAGAGTAGAATTTTGATCATGCCAGAGTCCTTGTGGGCTACGGAGTGGACGGCGGCGGCGAGCCGTGCCAAATCATGTAAAGATAGGTCGCTATCGCGGTGAACAGGCCGCCGACTACACCGCTCGTGGTGATGATCGTGGCGACGTGCTTGGCCGCACCTTCCCGCTCGGCGGCGGCCTTCTCGAGAACCTTGAGGCGCTTGGAGTGATCGTCAGACTTTGCCGCCGTCGTATCGCCTTTGGCTTCGATCCGCTTCATATCCGCCTGCAAGACCGCGATCTCGAGCCCGAGGATTTTTGCGATTGCCGAAGGGAGGTCTTTGATGTCCTCGCGGACCTCTGACTTGAACTCGATGAAGCTCTCCTTGAGGTTCTTCTGATTGGTGACGACAGCGGCGAGCGTGCCCTTTATTTCACCTTCGTAAAGGTGGCGATCTGCGTCCTCTCGATCTGTCATCAAGCGAGCCCTTAGACAATGGAGATGGCCTTGAGGATCGCTTCGACGATCGGGAGGCCAGCGGCGAGTTCGGCCTGAAGGCTCTTCTCTTTCCACGCGGCCTCGAGCGCCACGAAGTCGGGGCTGATCGGCGTAAGAGCCGCAAGGACTTTGGATACATCCGATATGCCGGTCGATACGTCGGCCGGAACCGCAGCGACGACTTTCTCAACCTTCTCGACGGTGGCCGTTGCCGGGGAAAACCATGAAACGATTTCGCTGAACAAGCTCATTTTGCCGCCCCGCTGGCCGCGCCAATCGCGGTGAAAAATGAATGGCCGTAGCCGGCAATGAGAACGTTCTTGTCCTCGCCGTTGATGATGCGCCTGGCGTTGATCCAGTCAGCATGCATTGAGCTGAAGTAGGTCGAGAGCCTGGCGCCCGTGTACATGCCGTTGATCATGCCGTCGTAAAGTCCGCGGAGCGCCAGCGGCCATTGCAGCAAATCGCCGGGGTTCTTGGCTCCGAACTTCGCGTAGTTCGATTTCCATGTGACGCCGACAAGTCCTTCCCCGATATACGGATAGTAGGGCTTGGAGCGGAGATAGGCCTGGCTGCCTGCCTCTTGAACCGGCTGCATCGCGGTGCCGGTCTCGTGGAAAACGGTGGCCAGCATGTAGGCGAGCCACCGTTGATCCGTCAGATCGCGCCGGGACCATTCCCCGAGAATGCGAGTCATGCCGTCGACTTGCAGGTGATTAAGCCTGCCGTCGAACGGCGCCGCCCGCACATGGTCGAAGAATGAGCCCTGGTCGATCATTGTCGCGCCTTCTTAGGAAGCTGAAGTCACCGAAGGGGCGGGCGTGGTGGACGCGGGGACAGCGAGCGCGGCGTCGATCTCGGCCTGGGCGGAGGCGACTACAGCGAGCGCTCCGGTCAGGTCGACAGGCGCGGGCTCGGAGCCCAGCTTGGCGACAAGCGCGTCAACGCTAGTTTTTAGGGTGGCGAGGTTGGTGTTGAGCGTATCAATGGCGGCCATTTTTGCCTCGATGCTGGTAAGTCGTTGATTGATAGAGACTTGCTGTTGAAAAACGCCCTGAATGAACTTTGAAAGCACGGTCAAGGCGTTCTCCTTTTGTTCTTTGCTAAAATACGCACGACTGGAAATCCTGCTAGATCAAGAAATCCTGCACGGCGCGAAATCGTTCACGGTTTGTTCATAAATGCAGCAATCCGTCGCGCAGCTACTTCGTTCATTGAGACGGCCTTCGCATTGAGCGACTCGATCTGCGCATCCTTCTCCTCGCCACTCATCGTCGTGCTTCTTTGAATATCGAGCACTTGAGCATTGATGCGATCTTGCGCGATCGATAGCTGGCGGCGAACGGCATCGACGCTATCTGGCTCCGACTCGGGTTTCGGTGCCGGAGTCATGTTGACCGCGACCTTCGGCTGCTCTGCGGGCTTGCCCTTCTCTGCAAGCGCCTTGTTCAGTGCCGAAAGCTTTTCGACCGTGCTGCGATAGTCAGCTTCTCTCGGCCAGGTGCTATCTTTCATAGCGCCTTCAGACTGAGCAAGGTCGGCCTTGTCGCGCGCTATGCCTTCCTGGAGGACGGCTGGGCGTCGCTTGATCTCGCTAATCATGGTGTCGAGACGGCGCGTAAACCCGTCAAGGTTCGCGTCTTTGTCAATAAACACGCTCTCGCGCGACTGAACCTCGCCGCCTTCCCAGCGAATGAACGGCTGAATGCGCACGCCGTAGTTTGACTCGTTAAAGACGCGCTGAGCACGCGCTGAAATCTCGAGCCCCGCATAATTTCCGATCCTCGCGTCCTGCGAGTTCATGAAAGACCGTTCCATTTCGACGAAGTATTTCTTAACCGCCGCGCCGGCAGCCTCGCGGCTGGTTTGCTCGCCTCCCTTCACGCCAGAAAGGTTGATCTTGAAGTTATCGCCCGAGACATCCTGAACCTTCGCGGCTTCAGTCTTCGCGGACTCGATCTGGCTGGCCGAGTGGAGGAGCCGGGATTTGAGGAATTTGATCGAGCCCGAGAGCCTTGATTGGGTCGACTCGAATGATCGGCGCTGAGCGGTGAGCTGGTTCACTTTGCGGGTTAGCTCGGCTTGCTCGAGAATGCGCATATCGCCTGTGGCGGCGGCTTTCATTTCGGCCGCTTCCGGCAATGGATTATCGATGTCCTCCGCGGAGCGCACGCCTTTGGCTCCGGAGATGATCTGCCCGATGAACTTCGCCTTGGTATCGAGCTTTTGCCACATGAAGGCATCGAACGACCGCTGCGTCACGTAGCGATAGAGCTGAAGCTCCTTGTTCATGTTTCCCTGGCGCAAGCCGCGTCCGTCCCGCTGCGATACCTCAGCGGGCTTCCAGGGCGCATCGATGTGGTGCAGCGCCGTCATCAAGCGTTGCACGTTCGTTCCAACGCCCATTTTGCCTGTCGATCCGAACAAGACGCGGGTTTCGCCTGAGCGCGCTTTCGCAAAGAGGCGGCCTTTGGCCTGGTCGTCCTTCGCGTCATGAATGAAGGCGATTTCATTGCGCGGGATGCCGCGCTCGACGAGGCGCTTGGCCATGTCTTCATAGAGGTTAATGCGCGCTGTCTCTAATGGCTCGCCAGCGTCTTCTTCGTCTGTCGCGCCCTCATCAACCTGATCGGCCTTTGGCTTTTTCGTGGCGGCGCGAGTCTGCGGCACGCCCATGTCGAGGAATACGAGCTGCAACTTATTGACCTTGTCGGAGCCTTCGCCCTCCTTGTAAATCTTCGTGATCTTGTCGATCGCCCGTGCGACTTTGCCATTCGGGTTAAAGGGCAGATCGGGATTGTAAAGGCGAGCGTCTGTCGCGACCTTGCGGCCATCCGACACGACCTTCAGCATGTTGTCCGAGCCCTTACCCGGGCGAACACCTTTCAGGTTCGCGGCGCGGGACACAAAGCCGTCGATCAGCCGTTCCTCTTCCTCGGTCGGTTCCGCCTGGACGATGCGGATGCCCGGCTGGCCGCTCTCATTCTTTGCAAGCTCCGGGCGCGGCAGGTTGAGCATGTCTGCCGTCTGCGTATCTGCGATCTCCGAGTAAATGGAAACTAACTCGGGAATATTGACGAATTTCGAGAAAGACGTGACGGGCTGATAGGTGCGTCCGTCCGGCGAAAGCTCCATCGAGTCGACGGTCTGTCCGAAGGTTGACGCCCAATTATCGAACTTATCGATGCCGAGCTGGCGCAAGCGATTCTCTTGCAGATAACGCTGCATCGTAAACATTTCAGCCAGCGTGTTCGAGATCGGCGTTCCGCTTGCGAATGTCGCCGAACGGCCGGGCTTGTTCTGCTCGAGCCACTGGATTTTTTGATAAAGATCCTCGGCGCGCTGGCTGGCGGCCTGAGACAATCCCTTGACGCGGGTCATCTTCGTGGCGAACGCCAGGTTCTTGAATAGGTGCGCTTCATCGAGGAAAATGTGATCGACGCCGAGTTCTTCGAACGTCACGCCGCCATCCTTGCGCTCGATGTTCAGGAGAGCCTTTTTGCGAGCCTCTAGCTTGTTCTTGGCCGTCTCGACCTGTTTGACCGTCTTCTTGTCATTTTTGTCCGCGTGCATCTGGCCGATGATTTCCTCGAGCTGCTCCATCTGCTTGTCTATGTAGGAGGCCTGCCATTCTTCCGAGGTCTTGATGCGACCGAAGGCGTCATGCGTGATGACAATCGCATCCCAATTTCCCGTCGCCACCTTGCCCGCGAAAGCCCGGCGAGCGTCGCGCGTCATCTCGTCCTTTTCAGCCACGAGGATATCAGCGGTCGGATAGGCTTGTAGAAACTCGCGCGAGTATTGCTCGAGCATGTGGTTCGGGATGATATGCATCGGCTTGCGGACAAGACCGAGCCGGCGCATTTCCATTGAGGCGGCGACCATCGTGTAGGTCTTTCCGGCGCCGACAACGTGATCGAGAAGCGTGTTCCCGTTCTGCACGATACGCCAGACGGCGTTCTTTTGATGCGCTCTGAGGTCGAACGGTACAATGGTTCCGTCCGACTGCGCGGCCATCCGCGTCATGCCTGGGAAGGTTTGGTGCTGACCGTCAAATTTACGATTGACCGTCGAGTTGTACTGCCGATTGTAGATGGCCTCGAGGCGATCGCGGTTAGCGTCGTTCTTCCAAACCCAGCCTTCTGCGCCGGTCTCATCATTGCCGGCGAAGGCATCTTTCAGGTCGGCAACCTTGATGTTCGCTTCTTTAGTCGCTGCGTCGTTGACTGACGACGTGCCGTCCGAATGCTTATCGGTGACTGTGATCCGACGCATATTCATGGCGGCATCGACGATCTGCGGAAGGTCAACGCGGTTCGTCGCATACTTCGCGTAGGCTTCTGTGGACGCTCCTGCAACGCCGATGTTCCACTCCGCCGTGACGGGGTTTCGGCGAACGGTTGAGCCGTCTGCCCCTAAATGCTCCTCGAGAAACTGCTTATAAACGTCATCTGGTATCCAAGGCGCGCCGATCTGCGCCTTGATGTCGACCGACGTCAGAGGCTCGGGCTGGACTTTCTTGAGCGCCTCGACGTTTCGGGCGAACCGCGGATCGTCCTTCGCCGCCGCCTCGGCGTTTTCGAGCTTTTGAACGACGTCGCCAGAAAGGTAATCGTCGGACGTCGCCAGCTTTCCTCCCGCTGGATCGCGATAGGCCACATCGCCAAGGGCCGCCTCGACCTGTTCAACGGGGATCTTCAGAGCGTCAGCGATGTAGTACTCATCGACGCCGCCGCGGGCGTCCAGAGAGGCCATCATCGCATCGGAAGGCCCTGAGATCATGCGCTCGACAGGAGCGGACACGATGTCGCGCTCGAACAGCGCCGTTTTGCGGGCCTTGTCGGTTTCCGCGTCATAGTTCTCGAGCGACAATACCTTGTAGGCATCAGGATCGGGTCGGAACGCTTTGAAGTTCGGCATCGACGTGACGATGACTGGTTCGCCGGCCTTATTCAGCCGCTTTGTGACCGTGACGACTTCTCGGCTGATCGGTCCATGCTTTTTCACAAAAGCTTCGTATTCCGCAGAAAGCTTCTCGCGAAGATGCGCATTGGCTTCCGTTTTACCGCTCGCCTGCGATGACACGAGGTCGTTGAAAATGTCACGCATCCTCGAGAGGCTTGCTACCTTTGCGACATCTTCGCCCTTGAGGCTCGTCTCCTGGCCCACGCCATTGAGAACACGGAATATTTTTCCATCCTTCTCAAAAAAGCCGCCCTCTTTGACTTTTCCGGTTGTCTCGGCCGCCTCTGTCGTTTGCTTCGGGGTCCGGGCCTCGATCGAGCGCGGAACCATGCGCAAGTCCCGCGGAATGGTCGAGGCCGCAGAGGCGATCTGATTGGCGATATTCGAGATATCCTCGCTGGCGACGCCATATTCATTCGCCCGGTACATCGACCCGGACAAGACGTGCTCGCCCAACACAATGTTGGGGTGTTCGTCGAAATATTTGTTGATGCGCGCAGTTCCATCGCCGATCCGGATATCGGTCACATCATTCCAGCTTGGTGCGTTTTCTGCGGGAGACTGACCATTCGCGCGCTTGCGCAGAAAGATGATGTCCGTGGTGACTTCCGTCCCAGCATTCCCGGCGAATGCGCCTTTCTTGCCGCCCGGCAGGCGTATGGCGCCCATGAAGTCAGCACGCTGATTTATCATCTTGCGCGCCCGGCTCATCTCCTTGTCCATCGTGTAGCGTGACGTGATGAATGCTACCATTCCGCCAGCGCGTACCTTGTCGAGCGAGCGCACGAAGAAATAGTCGTGGATCGGAAGGTTCGGCAGGCCGTATTTTGCGTCGCGAATGCCATAGGCCCCGAATGGGACATTCGAGATCGCGAGATCAAAATAATCGTCCGGCCGCTTCAAATCCTGAAAGCCGGTGACGTTTACGTCGGCTCCACCATACAGCATCTTGGCTATTGCGCCGGACGTCGGATCAAGCTCACTCGCAGTCCAGGCCGTCACATTGCGGGCCGACTCCGGGGTAAGGCCGATGAAGTGGCCCACGCCGGCTGCGGGCTCGAGCGCACGACCTCCCATGAACCCAAGGCTCTCTACGGCCTTCCAAATGCCCTGAATGACCGGGACGCTCGTGTAATGCGCATTCGTCGTCGAGGCTCGAGCAGCCGCATATTCTTCAGGCGTCAAAAGCTCTTTCAACTCAGCGCGTTCGGCCTTGTATTCCCTGTCCTGATCGAACGCCTTCTGAGAGAGCGATCCCCATCCGGTATAGCGCACGAGGGCCTGCTTCTCGGCGAGCGTCGGCTCACGCGCCTCGGCGAGCACCTGGTGTACCGTGCGGATAGCCTCGATGTTGGCGCGGAATTTGGCGCGCGGGCCACCGACGCCAATCTGGTCGGCTTCCGGGTCAATGAGATAGTTGCGCTTCGCTCGATCGGCGAGGCTTTGGGCAGCCTCTAATCGTCCGCGTTCGGCCGCGGTGCGTACACTATCTCCGCCAGAACTATCTCCTCCGCTACCAGCGGGGCGCTTTGGACTGCGTTTAGCCTTTCCTGCGGGTCGGTCGGCAGGTTCGGGTTGTTGACTATCTGCGCTATCAGGGTGTCGTAGAGGTCCATTGCTTGCTCGCCCACCGTCCGCAAGTAATCCGCCTGTTGGCCCGACTTCTGGAGGGCGTCCAGCATCGATGGGTTGCTGCCCTTCAGGTATTGCTGGTGCATCCGTGCGTAGACTGTCGCCGATGGCATTGGTCAAATCCTTTTCCGGCTCAGACTTGGACGCCTTCGCGGGTTTGTCAAATAGCTGGGGCGCGGTATTCGCCTCATCGAACATGCCGCCCGCGTCTTTCTGCGGGACTTTTGGCGCAAGCGGCTTCTCGGCCTCGCGCTGTGCGAGATCGGCGTCACTGATACGCTCAGCGCCCGGAATGACGGTCTGAGGCTTGCCTTCGGCTCCGGCCTCGGTCGCCGGCGACGTATTTGCGGCAACCGGCTCATATTCGGCGTCATGCATGGTCGGGCGAACGTGCTTCCACCCGGCAGGCGTGCGTTGGAGTCCAACCGACTCGCTATGCCAAAATCCACGGTAAAAGTAAGAGCGGACGCCGTTTCCGTCCTCTCTAATCAGGTTGCCGTCGGCATTGTGGCCAATTTCGCGAAATTCGTCCTTCGGATCTACTTGTGGGGCTTTGCCGCTTTGGCCTTCTGCCCTTGGCGGATTTTTGCCACCGTCAGCAGGTTTGACGCCGCCACCTTGTATTGCTCCCTCAGTTGCGGGTTTTTCGCTTGGCTGGACAGTTGGCGCAGCGCCTTTACCGCTCTCAGGAGCTGTTGGGGTTGCAGGCTCATCAAACTTTCTCCACGGGATACTCGCGCCCTCGGCGTCGATTGCTTCGCGCGCTTCCGGCAAATCATCTATCGATCGGACCGCGGCGGCCTCGAGGGCGTCATCCCATGACTTTCCCTCATTCTGCATGATGTGCGCGGCAGCGTCGACGAGATCGTGATCGGGCTCCTCTTGCGCGACCGCATATTCTCGAAACCCGTCGTGTATCGCACGGCGGTTATCGTCAACTTCGCGCTCAGCCTGGGCAGCGTTCGCCGCATGCGAGTCACGCTCCAAAACGCGGTCGAGGTCGTGAACTGAATAAGTTGGATGGCGATCCATCGCGTCCTTAAGGTCGCTGATTGTCGTCTCTGCCATCGCGTGATCGATATGAGCGCCGAGATATCCAGCCTCAGCGGCTGCCTCGCGGGCTCGATCCAGCGGCATGCCGTTCTTTCGGATCAGTCCGGGGAAACGATTCATCCCCATTGACTTCAAATCGCCGCCCTGATCGCGCACGCCGCCTGCCTCTTGCAAAAACTTGATGAGGCTACGCGGCGCTGCTTCTTTAGCCGAGTTGATAAAGCTCCTTCTCGCCGGCTGTTGCTCCCGCGATGTCCCGCTGAACCTGTTCACGCGTGTATCCCGGCTTCGTGGCATTCGCGCCATTCTCAAGCGACTCCATCTCTTTGGCTGGACCGCTCCATGCATCGCGAGCCAATGAATAATTCGGGCTCTGCGCATCAAGCTCAG
It contains:
- a CDS encoding DEAD/DEAH box helicase family protein, with amino-acid sequence MNRFPGLIRKNGMPLDRAREAAAEAGYLGAHIDHAMAETTISDLKDAMDRHPTYSVHDLDRVLERDSHAANAAQAEREVDDNRRAIHDGFREYAVAQEEPDHDLVDAAAHIMQNEGKSWDDALEAAAVRSIDDLPEAREAIDAEGASIPWRKFDEPATPTAPESGKGAAPTVQPSEKPATEGAIQGGGVKPADGGKNPPRAEGQSGKAPQVDPKDEFREIGHNADGNLIREDGNGVRSYFYRGFWHSESVGLQRTPAGWKHVRPTMHDAEYEPVAANTSPATEAGAEGKPQTVIPGAERISDADLAQREAEKPLAPKVPQKDAGGMFDEANTAPQLFDKPAKASKSEPEKDLTNAIGDSLRTDAPAIPEGQQPIDAGRPPEVGPTGGLLADGGRASNGPLRHPDSADSQQPEPADRPAGKAKRSPKRPAGSGGDSSGGDSVRTAAERGRLEAAQSLADRAKRNYLIDPEADQIGVGGPRAKFRANIEAIRTVHQVLAEAREPTLAEKQALVRYTGWGSLSQKAFDQDREYKAERAELKELLTPEEYAAARASTTNAHYTSVPVIQGIWKAVESLGFMGGRALEPAAGVGHFIGLTPESARNVTAWTASELDPTSGAIAKMLYGGADVNVTGFQDLKRPDDYFDLAISNVPFGAYGIRDAKYGLPNLPIHDYFFVRSLDKVRAGGMVAFITSRYTMDKEMSRARKMINQRADFMGAIRLPGGKKGAFAGNAGTEVTTDIIFLRKRANGQSPAENAPSWNDVTDIRIGDGTARINKYFDEHPNIVLGEHVLSGSMYRANEYGVASEDISNIANQIASAASTIPRDLRMVPRSIEARTPKQTTEAAETTGKVKEGGFFEKDGKIFRVLNGVGQETSLKGEDVAKVASLSRMRDIFNDLVSSQASGKTEANAHLREKLSAEYEAFVKKHGPISREVVTVTKRLNKAGEPVIVTSMPNFKAFRPDPDAYKVLSLENYDAETDKARKTALFERDIVSAPVERMISGPSDAMMASLDARGGVDEYYIADALKIPVEQVEAALGDVAYRDPAGGKLATSDDYLSGDVVQKLENAEAAAKDDPRFARNVEALKKVQPEPLTSVDIKAQIGAPWIPDDVYKQFLEEHLGADGSTVRRNPVTAEWNIGVAGASTEAYAKYATNRVDLPQIVDAAMNMRRITVTDKHSDGTSSVNDAATKEANIKVADLKDAFAGNDETGAEGWVWKNDANRDRLEAIYNRQYNSTVNRKFDGQHQTFPGMTRMAAQSDGTIVPFDLRAHQKNAVWRIVQNGNTLLDHVVGAGKTYTMVAASMEMRRLGLVRKPMHIIPNHMLEQYSREFLQAYPTADILVAEKDEMTRDARRAFAGKVATGNWDAIVITHDAFGRIKTSEEWQASYIDKQMEQLEEIIGQMHADKNDKKTVKQVETAKNKLEARKKALLNIERKDGGVTFEELGVDHIFLDEAHLFKNLAFATKMTRVKGLSQAASQRAEDLYQKIQWLEQNKPGRSATFASGTPISNTLAEMFTMQRYLQENRLRQLGIDKFDNWASTFGQTVDSMELSPDGRTYQPVTSFSKFVNIPELVSIYSEIADTQTADMLNLPRPELAKNESGQPGIRIVQAEPTEEEERLIDGFVSRAANLKGVRPGKGSDNMLKVVSDGRKVATDARLYNPDLPFNPNGKVARAIDKITKIYKEGEGSDKVNKLQLVFLDMGVPQTRAATKKPKADQVDEGATDEEDAGEPLETARINLYEDMAKRLVERGIPRNEIAFIHDAKDDQAKGRLFAKARSGETRVLFGSTGKMGVGTNVQRLMTALHHIDAPWKPAEVSQRDGRGLRQGNMNKELQLYRYVTQRSFDAFMWQKLDTKAKFIGQIISGAKGVRSAEDIDNPLPEAAEMKAAATGDMRILEQAELTRKVNQLTAQRRSFESTQSRLSGSIKFLKSRLLHSASQIESAKTEAAKVQDVSGDNFKINLSGVKGGEQTSREAAGAAVKKYFVEMERSFMNSQDARIGNYAGLEISARAQRVFNESNYGVRIQPFIRWEGGEVQSRESVFIDKDANLDGFTRRLDTMISEIKRRPAVLQEGIARDKADLAQSEGAMKDSTWPREADYRSTVEKLSALNKALAEKGKPAEQPKVAVNMTPAPKPESEPDSVDAVRRQLSIAQDRINAQVLDIQRSTTMSGEEKDAQIESLNAKAVSMNEVAARRIAAFMNKP